A region from the Peromyscus leucopus breed LL Stock chromosome 9, UCI_PerLeu_2.1, whole genome shotgun sequence genome encodes:
- the Hesx1 gene encoding homeobox expressed in ES cells 1 encodes MSPSLQEGAQLQKSKPSSCSFSIESILGLDQKKDCGPSTRPHRPWADTCSDSEKYSNSCLHAPDLPSEISFPCPVDHPMPEEGASKYENYFSASETLSLKRELSWYRGRRPRTAFTQNQVEALENVFRVNCYPGIDIREDLAQKLNLEEDRIQIWFQNRRAKLKRARRESQFLMAKKPFNTDLLK; translated from the exons ATGTCTCCCAGCCTTCAGGAAGGTGCTCAGCTCCAGAAAAGCAAACCCTCATCCTGCTCCTTCTCAATTGAGAGCATTTTAGGACTGGACCAGAAAAAAGATTGTGGACCGTCAACAAGACCCCACAGACCGTGGGCAGACACCTGCAGCGACTCAG AGAAATACAGCAACTCATGCCTACATGCCCCAGATCTTCCCAGTGAGATCTCATTTCCTTGTCCCGTGGATCACCCAATGCCAGAAGAAGGGGCTTcgaaatatgaaaattatttttcagccTCAGAAACACTCTCTTTGAAAAGAGAGTTGAGCTGGTACAGAGGACGAAGGCCAAGAACTGCTTTTACCCAAAATCAG GTTGAAGCATTGGAAAATGTCTTCAGAGTGAACTGCTATCCTGGCATTGACATCAGAGAAGACTTAGCTCAAAAGCTGAATCTAGAGGAAGACAGAATCCAG ATTTGGTTCCAAAATCGTCGGGCAAAGCTGAAAAGGGCCCGTAGAGAATCACAGTTTCTAATGGCGAAAAAACCCTTCAACACAGATCTtctgaaatag